Proteins co-encoded in one Cytophaga hutchinsonii ATCC 33406 genomic window:
- the argS gene encoding arginine--tRNA ligase — protein MNPEFLLKESIAKGLLQEFSITVSAEDILLEPTRKDFEGSLTFVVFPYIKQAKVAPEQIGARIGAFCAADIPAVVASFNVVKGFLNVVFNDALWVEQLYASFLRPDYAQLQDGKGEKVMVEYSSPNTNKPLHLGHLRNNFLGYSISQILKANGFDVIKANLVNDRGIHICKSMIAYQKSGLGETPVSTGMKGDHLVGKYYVAFDKQLKKEVEALVAAGVEEDKAKKEAPILKEAQAMLLKWEQGDKEVYDLWKTMNGWVYDGFNASYKKIGVTFDHFYYESNTYLLGKDIVEEGLAKGVFNKRADGSVWIDLTAEGLDEKLVLRSDGTSVYITQDLGTAELKYKDFGCKRSVYVVGNEQDYHFIVLIHILKKLGKPYANGVYHMSYGMVDLPSGKMKSREGTVVDADDLVDEMIATAKERTLEQGKTDGFSEEQATHLYETLGLGALKYFLLKVDPKKRMMFNPEESIDFQGHTGPFIQYTHARISAILRKAAELGINEQLPAGHVINKLHPFEVSVLEMLSRFPEKIREAGNDYSPSTIANYIFDVAKEYNRFYAEVSIFQEPDEQLKSFRIAFCRAVAKTIKDGMLLLGIEVPEKM, from the coding sequence ATGAATCCTGAGTTCTTATTAAAAGAATCCATAGCTAAAGGCTTATTACAAGAGTTTTCCATCACTGTTTCTGCTGAAGATATTTTACTTGAACCGACACGTAAAGATTTTGAAGGTTCGTTAACCTTTGTTGTTTTTCCGTACATCAAACAGGCTAAAGTTGCTCCCGAGCAGATAGGTGCGCGCATCGGAGCTTTTTGTGCAGCGGATATTCCCGCTGTTGTAGCATCTTTTAATGTCGTAAAAGGATTCCTGAATGTCGTATTTAATGATGCGCTTTGGGTGGAACAATTATATGCCAGCTTCCTGCGTCCGGATTATGCACAGCTCCAGGACGGCAAAGGGGAAAAGGTAATGGTAGAATATTCTTCTCCGAATACAAACAAACCGCTGCACCTTGGTCACCTGCGTAATAACTTTTTGGGTTATTCCATCAGTCAGATCTTAAAGGCAAATGGTTTTGATGTGATCAAAGCAAACCTGGTAAACGATCGCGGCATTCATATCTGTAAGTCAATGATTGCCTATCAGAAATCCGGTTTGGGTGAAACACCCGTAAGTACAGGCATGAAAGGCGATCATCTGGTAGGAAAATATTATGTAGCCTTTGATAAGCAGCTAAAGAAAGAAGTGGAAGCACTTGTTGCTGCCGGGGTAGAAGAAGATAAAGCAAAAAAAGAAGCGCCTATTCTGAAAGAAGCACAAGCCATGCTGCTGAAATGGGAGCAGGGTGATAAGGAAGTTTATGATTTGTGGAAGACCATGAATGGCTGGGTATATGATGGGTTCAATGCTTCGTATAAAAAAATAGGTGTTACGTTTGATCACTTTTATTATGAATCAAATACCTATCTATTAGGTAAAGATATTGTTGAAGAAGGGTTAGCGAAAGGTGTATTTAATAAACGTGCCGACGGTTCGGTGTGGATCGACCTGACAGCAGAAGGTCTGGATGAGAAGCTTGTATTGCGCTCAGACGGTACCTCTGTTTACATTACACAGGATCTGGGCACAGCAGAATTAAAATACAAAGATTTCGGATGCAAGCGTTCGGTATATGTTGTGGGGAATGAACAGGATTATCATTTCATTGTATTAATTCATATTCTTAAAAAACTTGGTAAGCCATACGCAAACGGTGTATATCATATGTCTTATGGTATGGTTGATTTGCCAAGCGGAAAAATGAAATCACGTGAAGGTACCGTTGTAGATGCTGATGATCTGGTAGATGAAATGATTGCTACCGCAAAAGAACGTACGCTGGAGCAAGGTAAAACCGATGGCTTCAGTGAAGAGCAGGCTACACATTTATATGAAACACTTGGGTTGGGCGCGTTGAAATATTTTTTATTAAAAGTAGATCCGAAGAAACGCATGATGTTTAATCCCGAAGAGTCCATCGATTTCCAGGGACATACAGGACCGTTCATTCAATATACACATGCCCGTATTTCTGCGATCCTGCGTAAAGCAGCAGAGCTTGGCATCAATGAACAGTTACCTGCAGGACATGTTATCAATAAACTTCATCCGTTTGAAGTATCCGTATTGGAAATGCTGAGCCGTTTTCCTGAAAAAATCCGTGAAGCCGGAAACGATTATTCCCCGTCTACGATTGCAAACTATATCTTTGATGTAGCAAAAGAATACAACCGTTTTTACGCGGAGGTATCAATTTTTCAGGAGCCGGACGAACAACTTAAATCTTTCCGCATTGCCTTCTGCAGAGCGGTTGCCAAGACCATTAAAGATGGTATGCTGTTACTGGGAATAGAAGTACCTGAAAAAATGTAA
- a CDS encoding glutathione peroxidase — protein sequence MYTKKNKQFVLMGLTYSLMMFVSSCLGINSDVKNRPSATDSMATVDKTQSIYSIKVTTLDGQPFDLSTLKGKKILIVNTASKCGYTPQYEELQQLHALHGDSVAVLGFPCNDFGGQESGSESEIGAFCTKNYGVTFQMFEKVHIKGNEQHPLYKWLTDPALNGWNKDAPTWNFCKYLINEKGELVNFFGSGVKPMSKTVLDAIRK from the coding sequence ATGTATACAAAAAAAAATAAACAATTTGTACTTATGGGATTAACTTATTCACTGATGATGTTTGTATCTTCCTGCCTGGGGATCAACAGCGATGTTAAAAACAGACCTTCTGCAACAGACAGTATGGCTACCGTTGACAAAACGCAGAGTATCTATAGCATTAAAGTAACAACTCTTGACGGACAGCCGTTTGATCTGAGTACGCTGAAAGGTAAAAAGATTCTGATTGTAAATACGGCTTCTAAATGCGGTTATACACCTCAATACGAAGAACTGCAGCAACTGCATGCACTTCATGGCGATTCGGTAGCTGTTTTAGGTTTCCCCTGCAATGATTTCGGCGGACAGGAGTCAGGTTCTGAAAGTGAGATCGGTGCTTTCTGTACTAAAAATTATGGCGTTACCTTTCAGATGTTTGAAAAGGTACACATCAAAGGCAATGAACAACATCCTTTATATAAATGGCTTACAGATCCTGCGTTAAATGGCTGGAACAAAGACGCTCCAACATGGAATTTCTGTAAATACCTGATCAATGAAAAAGGCGAACTGGTTAATTTCTTTGGCTCAGGTGTTAAACCAATGAGTAAAACAGTTCTTGACGCGATCAGAAAATAA
- a CDS encoding metallophosphoesterase family protein: MKRTFVIADIHGCYKSLKALVENQLQPTHEDQFIFLGDYIDRGPDSKAVINYLIYIKEHYKNCVFLRGNHEQMFLDAHQSIAARERWIINGGEEVMISYGLKNHDHVPYHVQDFISNTFYYFQDERFIFVHAGINHLAESPLKDYNSMMWIRNAEITHTLTGGRIVVHGHTPTPLDTIEKQIASASINLEICLDNGCVFKGQRTGLGNLLAFETHSNRLYVQNNIDF, encoded by the coding sequence TTGAAACGTACCTTTGTTATAGCAGATATTCATGGTTGTTATAAAAGTTTAAAAGCTTTAGTAGAAAATCAGTTACAGCCAACACATGAAGATCAGTTTATTTTTTTAGGGGATTATATTGACCGTGGCCCTGATAGTAAAGCTGTTATAAATTATTTGATATATATAAAAGAACACTATAAAAACTGTGTCTTTTTAAGAGGGAATCATGAACAGATGTTTCTGGATGCGCATCAATCGATAGCCGCGAGAGAGCGCTGGATTATAAATGGAGGGGAAGAAGTAATGATTTCCTATGGATTAAAAAATCACGACCATGTACCGTATCATGTTCAGGATTTCATATCAAACACCTTTTATTATTTCCAGGATGAGCGTTTTATCTTTGTACATGCAGGCATAAACCATTTGGCTGAATCCCCGTTGAAAGATTATAATTCAATGATGTGGATCAGAAACGCTGAAATAACACACACGCTTACCGGTGGCCGGATTGTTGTTCACGGACATACACCAACACCGCTGGATACGATTGAAAAACAGATAGCTTCTGCTTCAATAAACTTAGAAATATGTCTGGATAACGGCTGTGTTTTCAAAGGACAACGCACCGGTTTAGGAAATCTGCTGGCATTTGAAACACATTCGAACAGGTTATACGTACAAAACAATATTGACTTTTAA
- a CDS encoding glycosyltransferase, with protein MNTNYSDCLLTEVAWEVCNQVGGIYTVIRSKVPTMTEVWGDRYCLVGPYFHNKAIAEFEAIDTYEADDVFAQAVLRMRNLGYEVHYGHWLVSGRPKVVLINHFSAFYRLGEIKYSLWENHGISSPEGDDLLNQVIAFGFLAKVFHQQLDETKGELPCVSHFHEWMTGTAIPEMRREHVKTSIVFTTHATLLGRYLAMNDPNFYDNLPYYDWNKEAVNFNIEPAVKIERAAAHGANVFTTVSEVTARECQSLLGRNPDMVLPNGLNIERFTALHEFQNLHKEHKDQIHEFVIGHFFQSYTFDLDKTLYFFTSGRYEYKNKGFDITLEALARLNWRLKEENTDTTVVMFFITKQPYHTINPQVLQSRAVMEEVRSNCDAIVQQLGDKLFEAAASSGDLKLPDLNKFVDEYWKLRLRRTLLSWKSHELPKVVTHNLVYDNQDEILNFLRHSNMVNNEHDKVKVVYHPDFIASTNPLFGMEYGQFVRGCHLGVFPSYYEPWGYTPLECMASGVPAITSDLSGFGDYVLKNIPNNENKGIYVTNRFHKSYHDAAQQLADQMYHFVHLSRRDRITQRNRVESASEHFDWQNLGSYYDKAHRLAFSIAVNA; from the coding sequence ATGAACACTAATTATTCTGACTGTTTATTAACCGAAGTAGCCTGGGAAGTATGTAATCAGGTAGGTGGTATCTATACCGTTATCCGTTCAAAAGTACCTACCATGACTGAAGTATGGGGCGATCGCTACTGTTTGGTTGGACCGTATTTTCACAACAAAGCCATTGCTGAATTTGAAGCGATTGATACCTACGAAGCTGATGATGTTTTTGCACAGGCTGTATTGAGAATGCGCAACTTAGGTTATGAGGTTCATTACGGACACTGGCTGGTATCAGGCCGTCCGAAAGTTGTATTGATAAATCATTTCTCTGCATTCTACCGGTTAGGTGAAATTAAATACAGCCTTTGGGAAAACCACGGAATCTCAAGTCCGGAAGGGGATGACCTGTTAAATCAGGTAATTGCTTTTGGTTTCCTTGCAAAGGTGTTCCATCAGCAATTGGATGAAACAAAAGGAGAACTTCCATGTGTATCTCATTTCCACGAATGGATGACAGGTACAGCGATTCCTGAAATGCGCCGCGAACATGTAAAAACATCTATTGTATTTACAACCCACGCCACCTTATTGGGCCGCTACCTGGCCATGAATGATCCGAATTTCTATGACAACTTACCTTATTACGATTGGAATAAAGAAGCGGTCAATTTTAATATCGAACCTGCAGTAAAAATAGAACGCGCTGCCGCACACGGCGCGAACGTATTTACAACCGTAAGTGAAGTAACAGCCCGTGAATGCCAGTCGTTACTGGGCAGAAACCCGGACATGGTTTTGCCCAACGGTTTGAACATTGAACGTTTCACTGCCTTACACGAATTCCAGAATTTACACAAAGAACATAAAGATCAGATCCATGAATTTGTGATCGGTCACTTTTTTCAAAGCTATACGTTTGACCTGGATAAGACCTTATACTTCTTTACTTCCGGAAGATATGAGTACAAGAATAAAGGCTTCGACATTACGCTTGAAGCGCTTGCCCGTTTAAACTGGAGATTAAAAGAAGAGAACACCGATACAACGGTTGTGATGTTCTTTATTACCAAGCAGCCATACCATACCATTAACCCGCAGGTATTACAATCACGCGCGGTAATGGAAGAGGTGAGAAGCAACTGCGATGCAATTGTACAGCAGCTGGGCGATAAATTGTTTGAAGCGGCTGCATCCAGCGGCGACTTAAAATTACCGGATTTAAATAAATTTGTAGACGAATACTGGAAGCTGCGTTTAAGAAGAACCTTGCTATCCTGGAAGTCGCATGAATTGCCAAAGGTTGTTACACACAATTTAGTGTACGACAATCAGGATGAAATTCTGAACTTCCTGAGACATTCCAATATGGTAAACAATGAACACGATAAAGTAAAAGTTGTTTATCACCCGGACTTCATTGCAAGCACCAATCCCTTGTTTGGCATGGAATACGGACAGTTTGTACGCGGTTGCCATTTAGGTGTGTTCCCAAGTTACTACGAACCATGGGGCTATACGCCGCTTGAATGTATGGCATCCGGTGTGCCTGCAATCACATCCGATTTATCCGGATTCGGTGACTACGTATTGAAAAACATTCCGAATAATGAGAACAAAGGTATCTACGTAACAAACCGCTTCCATAAGAGTTACCACGATGCTGCACAGCAGCTGGCAGACCAGATGTATCACTTTGTTCACCTCTCCCGCAGAGACCGTATAACGCAACGTAACAGAGTGGAGAGTGCATCCGAACATTTTGACTGGCAGAACTTAGGAAGCTATTATGATAAAGCGCATCGTTTGGCTTTCTCTATTGCAGTGAACGCTTAA
- a CDS encoding DsrE family protein gives MGEKSDTYKVVIQLSSNELLVQKATISQLNNILNALPSVSIELVMNGPGIDLILKDAFLINTLEQLSEKGIQFMVCKNSLNYKNMDHNSILPFCKIVPSALAHLVVRQHEGWSYIKAGF, from the coding sequence ATGGGCGAAAAGTCAGATACATATAAAGTAGTCATTCAGCTTTCAAGTAATGAATTGCTGGTTCAAAAAGCAACCATCAGTCAATTGAATAATATTTTAAACGCGCTTCCATCCGTCAGCATTGAGCTTGTTATGAATGGACCTGGAATAGATCTGATTTTAAAAGATGCTTTTTTAATTAACACACTGGAGCAGCTAAGTGAAAAGGGTATTCAGTTTATGGTTTGTAAAAATTCATTGAACTATAAAAATATGGATCACAATTCAATCCTTCCTTTTTGTAAAATAGTCCCTTCTGCCCTTGCGCATCTGGTCGTAAGGCAGCATGAAGGCTGGAGTTATATAAAAGCCGGATTTTAA
- a CDS encoding tautomerase family protein, producing the protein MPYVNIKVTDTGVTSEQKAALIKGVTDLLQQVLNKNPLTTVVVIDEVSTDNWGIGGEQVTSRTKKS; encoded by the coding sequence ATGCCATACGTAAACATTAAAGTTACTGATACAGGTGTTACCTCCGAACAAAAGGCTGCCTTAATTAAAGGGGTTACAGATTTATTACAGCAGGTGCTTAATAAAAATCCATTGACAACGGTTGTTGTTATTGATGAAGTTTCTACGGATAACTGGGGAATTGGCGGCGAGCAGGTAACTTCAAGAACGAAGAAAAGTTAA
- a CDS encoding OmpA family protein, giving the protein MKRYYLVFILSIVAQLVFAQDSIRQNLGPNINTEYDEIGPIITPDGKTLYYVIESHPSNTKSNYYNDAEDIWYSEKDASGKWGKAKRMSKPFNTRRYNSIECISTDGNIVYIRGAYEKGEYTGSGFSYSIKTTTGWSDPQEMNIQDFSKMSKGNYSSLWVCPDGKTLIISFSKYADNKKYTSRTKINDIYVCFKTGPNQWAAPVPIKSINTKNYTESTPFVASDNTTLYFSSDRPGGKGDRDIWMSKRLDDTWLKWSEPVNLDSNINTSGWDAYYTLDARGEFAYMVSDRSGYGQSDIVRIKLTASNRPNPVVLISGRVINAKTNQPVSARITYQSLKTGKEIGQAISDPVTGNYKMTLPYGNQYSFSAQGGNFIPVFNNLDLTTVAEYQEVKQDLYLVPVEIGQTVQLNNIFFDVSKSTLRQESYAELDRLYLILQNNPVMEIEIDGHTDNVGDPIINMQLSNDRANAVKDYLLKKGIAPGRIVTKGFGGTKPIVSNDTEELKKLNRRVEFTILKL; this is encoded by the coding sequence ATGAAAAGGTATTATTTGGTATTTATTTTAAGCATAGTTGCTCAGCTTGTTTTTGCTCAGGATTCTATCCGTCAAAATTTAGGCCCCAATATCAATACTGAATACGATGAAATAGGCCCCATCATTACACCCGATGGTAAAACCTTATACTACGTTATTGAAAGTCACCCTTCCAATACAAAATCGAATTATTACAATGATGCCGAGGATATCTGGTATTCAGAAAAGGATGCTTCAGGAAAATGGGGAAAGGCGAAACGCATGTCTAAACCTTTTAATACCCGTCGTTATAATAGCATTGAATGCATAAGCACCGATGGCAACATTGTATACATCAGGGGAGCGTATGAAAAAGGTGAATATACAGGCAGTGGTTTTTCGTATTCCATAAAAACAACAACAGGCTGGAGCGATCCGCAGGAAATGAACATTCAGGATTTTTCTAAAATGAGCAAAGGAAATTATTCTTCTTTGTGGGTATGCCCGGATGGTAAAACGCTTATCATATCTTTTTCAAAATACGCAGACAACAAAAAATATACTTCCAGAACAAAGATAAATGACATTTATGTTTGTTTTAAAACAGGCCCCAATCAGTGGGCTGCACCCGTTCCGATAAAATCCATTAACACAAAAAATTATACGGAGTCTACTCCATTTGTTGCCTCTGACAATACAACTTTATACTTCTCTTCTGATCGTCCGGGAGGCAAAGGTGATCGGGATATCTGGATGTCAAAACGTCTGGATGACACATGGCTTAAATGGTCTGAACCGGTAAACCTCGATTCAAATATAAATACTTCAGGATGGGATGCATATTATACGTTAGATGCGCGAGGTGAATTTGCATATATGGTTTCCGACAGATCCGGTTATGGACAAAGTGATATTGTACGCATTAAGTTAACAGCATCAAACAGACCAAACCCTGTTGTGTTGATCAGCGGAAGAGTCATTAATGCAAAGACCAATCAACCGGTTTCTGCACGCATTACCTATCAGTCTTTAAAAACAGGTAAAGAAATCGGACAGGCAATTTCAGACCCTGTAACAGGTAATTATAAAATGACTCTGCCGTATGGAAACCAATATAGCTTTAGTGCACAAGGCGGTAATTTCATTCCCGTATTTAATAATCTCGACCTTACAACCGTTGCAGAATATCAGGAAGTAAAACAGGATCTTTATCTTGTTCCGGTTGAAATTGGGCAAACCGTGCAACTGAATAATATTTTCTTTGATGTCAGTAAATCTACCTTAAGACAAGAATCGTATGCAGAACTGGATCGCTTGTATCTGATTCTGCAGAATAATCCGGTAATGGAAATTGAAATTGACGGGCACACGGATAATGTTGGCGACCCGATCATTAATATGCAATTATCAAATGACCGTGCGAATGCGGTAAAAGATTATTTACTAAAAAAAGGCATTGCACCCGGACGTATTGTTACCAAAGGTTTTGGAGGAACAAAACCAATTGTGAGCAACGATACAGAAGAATTAAAAAAACTGAACAGACGTGTTGAGTTTACCATTTTAAAATTGTAA
- the fabF gene encoding beta-ketoacyl-ACP synthase II, giving the protein MRRVVVTGIGALTPIGNTSNEFWNNLLAGKSGAAPITYFNTEKFKTKFACEIKGYNPLNYFEKGEARKYDLFTQYALITVKEAIEQAKIDFDSLNKDRIGVIWGSGNGGILTTQEQIMEYAKGDGTPRFNPYFVPKILVDIASGVISIKYGLRGINYTTVSACASSTTSVIDAFNYIRWNKADMIITGGSDAPINESLIGGFGALKALSTQNENPESASRPFDNSRDGFVMGEGAGAIILEEYEHAVKRGATILCEVIGGGMCADAYHLTGSHPEGDGAYMGMKLTLEDAGISAADVDYINPHATSTPIGDQSELKAIQRLFGDASNASISASKSMTGHLLGAAGAIEAIICIQAVQHNMIPPTINTTAVEAGYENLNLVLNKAVAKEVNVAISNTFGFGGHIAALMVKKI; this is encoded by the coding sequence ATGAGAAGAGTAGTTGTTACAGGTATAGGAGCTCTTACACCTATCGGGAATACATCGAATGAATTTTGGAATAACCTGCTGGCTGGAAAAAGCGGCGCTGCACCCATCACCTATTTTAATACAGAAAAATTCAAAACAAAATTTGCCTGTGAAATTAAAGGATATAATCCGCTTAATTATTTCGAAAAAGGCGAAGCCCGCAAGTATGATCTGTTTACACAATATGCACTTATAACGGTTAAAGAAGCTATAGAACAGGCGAAGATAGATTTCGACTCATTAAACAAAGACCGCATCGGTGTTATCTGGGGTTCCGGCAACGGAGGTATTCTTACCACACAGGAACAGATCATGGAGTATGCAAAAGGTGACGGCACTCCCCGATTTAACCCATACTTTGTACCTAAAATATTAGTAGATATTGCCTCTGGTGTTATCTCCATTAAATATGGTCTGCGTGGTATAAACTATACAACAGTTTCTGCATGCGCATCCTCTACTACATCGGTTATTGATGCTTTCAATTACATCCGCTGGAACAAGGCAGATATGATTATTACTGGCGGTTCAGACGCTCCGATCAATGAAAGTTTAATCGGAGGGTTTGGTGCACTAAAAGCCTTATCAACACAAAATGAAAATCCGGAATCGGCTTCCCGTCCGTTTGATAATAGCCGTGATGGCTTTGTTATGGGTGAAGGTGCCGGTGCAATCATTTTAGAAGAATACGAACATGCTGTTAAGCGTGGTGCAACGATATTATGTGAAGTAATCGGTGGTGGTATGTGCGCGGACGCCTATCACTTAACGGGCTCACATCCGGAAGGTGACGGCGCCTACATGGGTATGAAATTAACGCTGGAAGATGCGGGTATTTCTGCAGCGGATGTTGATTACATTAACCCGCATGCAACATCTACACCAATTGGTGACCAAAGCGAATTAAAAGCAATTCAACGTTTGTTCGGCGATGCATCAAATGCTTCAATCAGTGCTTCTAAGTCTATGACCGGACACCTGCTGGGTGCTGCGGGTGCCATTGAAGCAATCATTTGCATTCAGGCGGTACAACACAACATGATTCCTCCAACGATTAATACAACTGCCGTAGAAGCCGGATACGAAAATCTGAATCTGGTATTAAACAAAGCTGTTGCTAAAGAAGTGAATGTAGCCATCAGCAATACATTTGGATTTGGCGGGCATATAGCAGCCCTGATGGTTAAAAAAATCTAA
- the hslV gene encoding ATP-dependent protease subunit HslV → MEKIHATTVVAIRHNGQISIGADGQATLGNTVVKDYVKKVRKLMEGKVLCGFAGSTADAFTLLERFEEKLNTYAGNMKRAAIELAKDWRTDRYLRKLEAMMIVVNKDELLLISGTGDVIEPDNDILSIGSGSMYAQSAAAALKKHATHLSAPEMVRESLSIAADICIYTNHNFVIETAVA, encoded by the coding sequence ATGGAGAAAATACATGCAACTACGGTTGTTGCAATCAGACATAACGGACAAATTTCAATAGGTGCAGACGGGCAGGCGACGTTGGGAAATACGGTAGTGAAAGACTATGTAAAAAAAGTGCGTAAATTAATGGAAGGTAAAGTGTTATGCGGATTTGCCGGTTCTACAGCCGATGCATTTACGCTGCTGGAACGTTTTGAAGAAAAACTGAATACCTACGCCGGCAATATGAAACGTGCTGCTATTGAATTAGCGAAAGACTGGCGTACAGATCGTTATTTACGCAAGCTGGAAGCGATGATGATTGTTGTTAACAAAGATGAACTGTTATTGATTTCCGGAACTGGTGATGTGATTGAGCCGGATAATGACATCTTATCTATTGGTTCGGGAAGTATGTACGCACAGTCTGCAGCTGCTGCATTAAAAAAACATGCAACACACTTGTCTGCTCCGGAAATGGTTCGTGAAAGTTTGAGCATTGCTGCAGATATCTGTATTTATACCAATCATAATTTTGTTATTGAAACGGCTGTTGCATGA
- the arsC gene encoding arsenate reductase (glutaredoxin) (This arsenate reductase requires both glutathione and glutaredoxin to convert arsenate to arsenite, after which the efflux transporter formed by ArsA and ArsB can extrude the arsenite from the cell, providing resistance.) — MIKIYHNPRCQKSRTALAYVEERDENIEVVEYLKNPPTAKELKEVLQLLKMKPMDIIRKKETLYIDSYKDKEFTDAQWISILAEHPVLIERPILINKNKAVIARDEATLKSF, encoded by the coding sequence ATGATAAAAATCTATCATAACCCACGTTGTCAAAAGAGTCGTACGGCCCTGGCATATGTTGAAGAGCGCGATGAGAACATTGAAGTGGTGGAATATTTGAAAAATCCGCCAACAGCAAAAGAGTTGAAAGAAGTATTGCAGCTGCTGAAAATGAAACCAATGGATATTATCCGGAAAAAGGAAACGCTGTACATTGATTCGTATAAAGACAAGGAATTTACCGATGCACAGTGGATTTCTATTTTAGCAGAACATCCTGTTTTAATTGAACGACCAATATTGATTAATAAAAATAAAGCTGTAATCGCCCGTGATGAAGCAACGTTAAAAAGTTTTTAA
- a CDS encoding ACP phosphodiesterase — MNFLAHVFLSGTNQSSMIGNFIADSVRGKEILEFSPEIKEGIMLHRFIDHYTDTHAIISEGKKVLTPYFGKYNAVVLDIYMDHFLAKDWVNYSNIPLAAFAQTIYQHLQNNFALLPDRVQELLPYMIRQDWLSNYANFYGMERVFQGMSRRASFVSHMEDATAVLQKHYSEMQHCFDSFFPELQGAVANYLKASSHS, encoded by the coding sequence ATGAATTTTTTAGCACACGTATTTCTTTCCGGAACAAACCAGTCTTCTATGATTGGTAATTTTATTGCAGACTCTGTAAGAGGAAAAGAGATATTGGAATTTTCTCCGGAAATTAAAGAAGGTATTATGCTGCATCGGTTTATAGATCATTATACCGATACGCATGCCATTATCAGTGAAGGGAAGAAAGTACTTACGCCCTATTTCGGTAAATATAATGCTGTAGTGCTGGATATATACATGGATCATTTTTTAGCAAAGGATTGGGTTAATTATTCAAATATTCCTTTAGCAGCCTTTGCTCAGACCATCTATCAGCATTTACAAAATAATTTTGCACTGTTGCCTGATCGGGTACAGGAACTACTGCCGTATATGATCAGACAGGACTGGCTTAGCAATTATGCTAATTTTTATGGTATGGAACGGGTGTTTCAGGGAATGTCGCGTAGAGCTTCTTTTGTGTCTCATATGGAAGATGCAACGGCAGTTCTTCAAAAACATTATTCAGAAATGCAGCATTGTTTTGATTCATTTTTTCCTGAATTGCAAGGAGCGGTTGCCAATTATCTTAAAGCAAGCAGCCATAGCTAA